In a genomic window of Saccharothrix sp. HUAS TT1:
- a CDS encoding HAD-IC family P-type ATPase yields the protein MERALGLTAAEVAERVADGRTNAVGSRTSRGVGQIVRANVLTPFNGLLTALFVVVLATGRWQNGLFGLVVVANTAIGVLQELRAKRTLDRLAVLNAPRARVTRDGVTSEIDVGDVVADDLIGLRTGDQVVADGVVTGSDGLEVDESLLTGESDPVHRAVGDEVRSGSIVVAGSGRFRATAVGEDAYATRLTAEARRFTAVRSELVGGTNELLRWISLMMLVVGPLLLWGQLRSPDTDDWQEAMTGAVAALVGMVPEGLVLLTSLAFMVAAVALARKRTLVQELPAVEVLARVDVVCLDKTGTLTDGDIVFDSLVVDGPRDEVREALALLASAPDANATSAALAGTFDAGTWRRTGGVPFSSARKWSSADTDGHGTWVLGAPEVVFPEGGALTDRAADIAARGKRVLVLASAPSAAEGTSLPADLTGRALVVLAERIRDDAADALRYFTEEGVTLRVISGDNPRTVGAVAVAVGVPGISSADEAVDARTLPEDPDELADVLARSAVYGRVTPQQKRAMVGALQRRGHVVAMTGDGVNDAMALKDADIGVAMGNGAAATRAVAQLVLLDSRFAHLPDVVAEGRRVIANIERAANLFLVKNAYSLVLALVVLVSGVAYPLAPIQLTVISALTIGIPGFVLALGPNRRRYVPGFLRRVLRLAVPTGVVIGLAAFAGDLVIRSLDPGGGRAAGQTVATVVVLVASLWTLSLLSRPLTGWKVALLAGLAAAAAVVLAVPVLAGDVFLLSVTPQRLLVGVAVGAVAAGLVELVGRFVRRPARQD from the coding sequence GTGGAGCGGGCGTTGGGGCTGACTGCCGCCGAGGTGGCGGAGCGCGTCGCGGACGGCCGGACCAACGCCGTCGGCTCGCGCACCAGCAGGGGCGTCGGGCAGATCGTCCGGGCGAACGTCCTCACCCCGTTCAACGGGCTGCTGACCGCGTTGTTCGTGGTCGTGCTCGCCACCGGGCGCTGGCAGAACGGCCTGTTCGGGCTGGTCGTGGTGGCGAACACGGCGATCGGCGTGCTCCAGGAGCTGCGGGCCAAGCGCACCCTCGACCGGCTCGCCGTGCTCAACGCGCCCCGCGCCAGGGTGACGCGCGACGGCGTGACGTCCGAGATCGACGTCGGCGACGTGGTGGCCGACGACCTGATCGGGCTGCGCACCGGCGACCAGGTCGTGGCGGACGGCGTGGTCACCGGGTCGGACGGGCTGGAGGTGGACGAGTCGCTGCTGACCGGCGAGTCCGACCCGGTGCACCGGGCGGTGGGCGACGAGGTGCGGTCCGGGTCGATCGTGGTGGCCGGGTCCGGCCGGTTCCGGGCGACCGCGGTCGGCGAGGACGCCTACGCCACCCGGCTCACCGCCGAGGCGCGCCGGTTCACCGCGGTGCGCTCGGAACTCGTCGGCGGCACGAACGAGCTGCTGCGGTGGATCTCGCTGATGATGCTGGTGGTCGGCCCGCTGCTGCTGTGGGGCCAGCTGCGCAGCCCGGACACCGACGACTGGCAGGAGGCGATGACCGGCGCGGTGGCGGCGCTGGTCGGCATGGTGCCGGAAGGGCTCGTGCTGCTGACCAGCCTGGCGTTCATGGTGGCGGCGGTGGCGCTGGCGCGGAAGCGGACGCTGGTGCAGGAGCTGCCCGCGGTGGAGGTGCTGGCCCGGGTCGACGTCGTGTGCCTGGACAAGACGGGCACGCTCACGGACGGCGACATCGTGTTCGACTCGCTGGTGGTGGACGGGCCGCGGGACGAGGTGCGCGAGGCGCTGGCGCTGCTGGCGTCCGCGCCGGACGCGAACGCGACCTCGGCGGCGCTGGCCGGGACGTTCGACGCGGGCACGTGGCGGCGCACCGGTGGCGTGCCGTTCTCGTCGGCGCGCAAGTGGTCCTCCGCGGACACCGACGGGCACGGCACGTGGGTGCTCGGCGCGCCTGAGGTGGTGTTCCCCGAGGGCGGCGCGCTGACCGACCGCGCCGCCGACATCGCCGCGCGGGGCAAGCGGGTGCTGGTGCTCGCCTCGGCCCCGTCGGCGGCGGAGGGCACCTCGCTGCCGGCCGACCTCACCGGGCGGGCGCTGGTCGTGCTGGCCGAGCGGATTCGTGACGACGCCGCCGACGCGCTGCGGTACTTCACCGAAGAGGGTGTCACCCTGCGGGTGATCTCCGGTGACAACCCGCGCACGGTCGGCGCGGTGGCGGTGGCGGTCGGCGTGCCCGGCATCTCGTCGGCGGACGAGGCGGTGGACGCGCGCACGCTGCCGGAGGACCCGGACGAGCTGGCCGACGTGCTGGCGAGGTCCGCCGTGTACGGCAGGGTCACGCCGCAGCAGAAGCGGGCCATGGTGGGCGCGTTGCAGCGGCGCGGGCACGTGGTGGCGATGACCGGCGACGGCGTCAACGACGCGATGGCGTTGAAGGACGCCGACATCGGGGTGGCGATGGGCAACGGCGCGGCGGCGACCAGGGCGGTGGCGCAGCTCGTGCTGCTGGACAGCCGGTTCGCCCACCTGCCGGACGTGGTCGCCGAGGGCCGGCGGGTGATCGCGAACATCGAGCGGGCGGCGAACCTGTTCCTGGTGAAGAACGCCTACTCGCTGGTGCTGGCGCTGGTCGTGCTGGTGAGCGGCGTCGCCTACCCGCTGGCGCCGATCCAGCTCACCGTGATCTCGGCGCTGACGATCGGCATCCCCGGCTTCGTGCTCGCCCTGGGCCCGAACCGCCGCCGCTACGTGCCCGGCTTCCTGCGGCGCGTGCTGCGGCTCGCCGTGCCGACCGGCGTGGTGATCGGCCTGGCGGCGTTCGCGGGCGACCTGGTGATCCGCTCGCTGGACCCCGGCGGCGGGAGGGCGGCCGGGCAGACCGTGGCGACGGTGGTGGTGCTGGTCGCGTCGCTGTGGACGCTGTCCCTGCTGTCCCGGCCGCTGACCGGGTGGAAGGTGGCGCTGCTGGCCGGCCTGGCCGCCGCGGCGGCCGTGGTCCTGGCCGTGCCGGTGCTGGCGGGCGACGTGTTCCTGCTGTCCGTGACGCCGCAGCGGCTGCTGGTGGGGGTCGCGGTCGGCGCGGTCGCGGCCGGGCTGGTGGAACTGGTCGGCCGCTTCGTGCGGCGGCCGGCGCGCCAGGACTGA
- a CDS encoding class I SAM-dependent methyltransferase translates to MPNIVNTHQAEAWNGYEGHHWADNQDRYDAVNSGFNELLLTAAALAPEHRVLDVGCGNGQVTRLAARRAAHATGIDLSGPMLARARASAVAEGVPDVVFVQGDAQVHPFPPHAFDVALSRFGIMFFADPVAAFGNIRGALRPGGRLAALAMLDLGDLAGVFAALGGRSTPTGAGPLSLSDPAAVDRVLTGAGFADVRSEAVRATQVWGRDVADATRFVLGWGPVRFALRDADPSTEDRVEAAVAAALTPFAEADAVRLRGTARLITATA, encoded by the coding sequence GTGCCGAACATCGTCAACACCCACCAGGCCGAGGCGTGGAACGGGTACGAGGGCCACCACTGGGCCGACAACCAGGACCGCTACGACGCGGTGAACAGCGGTTTCAACGAGCTGCTGCTGACCGCGGCCGCCCTCGCGCCGGAGCACCGGGTGCTCGACGTCGGCTGCGGCAACGGGCAGGTCACCCGGTTGGCGGCCCGCCGCGCCGCGCACGCCACCGGCATCGACCTGTCCGGCCCGATGCTGGCCAGGGCGCGGGCGTCCGCGGTGGCCGAGGGCGTGCCCGACGTCGTGTTCGTGCAGGGCGACGCCCAGGTCCACCCGTTCCCGCCGCACGCGTTCGACGTCGCGCTCAGCCGGTTCGGGATCATGTTCTTCGCCGACCCGGTGGCCGCGTTCGGCAACATCCGCGGCGCGCTGCGACCCGGCGGCCGGTTGGCGGCGCTGGCGATGCTCGACCTCGGCGACCTGGCCGGGGTGTTCGCGGCGCTCGGCGGCCGGTCGACGCCCACCGGCGCCGGTCCGCTGTCGCTGTCCGACCCCGCCGCGGTCGACCGGGTGCTCACCGGCGCGGGCTTCGCCGACGTCCGGTCCGAGGCGGTGCGGGCCACGCAGGTGTGGGGCCGCGACGTCGCCGACGCGACCCGGTTCGTCCTGGGCTGGGGTCCGGTGCGGTTCGCCCTGCGCGACGCCGACCCGTCCACCGAGGACCGGGTCGAGGCGGCCGTGGCGGCGGCGCTGACCCCGTTCGCCGAGGCCGACGCGGTGCGGCTGCGCGGCACCGCCCGGCTGATCACGGCGACGGCCTGA
- a CDS encoding phosphoketolase, with protein MPSTGQHADELDLLDAYWRAANYLSVGQIYLLDNPLLREPLRPEHVKPRLLGHWGTTPGLNLLYAHMNRVIRQRDLNALYVAGPGHGGPGLVANAYLEGTYSEVYSGVGEDVDGLRALFRQFSFPGGIPSHVAPETPGSLHEGGELGYALLHAYGAVFDNPDLLALCVVGDGEAETGPLAASWHSNKFLDPARDGVVLPVLHLNGYKIANPTVLARIPDDELASLLRGYGHTPHFVVGDEPAAVHEQLASTLDRVLDDIAEMKLSKHRPPWPAIVLRTPKGWTGPREVDGKRVEGTFRAHQVPLSATRTDAGHRARLEEWLRSYRPEELFDAAGRLVPELRALAPAGDRRMSANPHTNGGRLLRDLRMPDFRDHAVTVTRPAVESSEATKVLGGFLREVTRRNPDNFLVMGPDEVASNRLSELFDVTGRKWEAGTEPGDEHLAPDGRVLEVLSEHMCQGWLEGYLLTGRHGLFTSYEAFIHIVDSMLNQHAKWLKTTRAIPWRAPLASLNYLLSSHVWRQDHNGFSHQDPGFLDHVVNKKAEIVRVYLPPDANTLLSVADHCLRSRHYVNVVVAGKQPALTYLDMPDAIAHCARGLGIWDWAGTTEGEPDVVLACAGDIPTLETLAAAKLLREHLPGLGVRVVNVVDLMRLQPETEHPHGLSDRDFDALFTTDKPVIFAFHGYPWLIHRLTYRRTNHVNLHVRGYKEEGTTTTPFDMVMLNDLDRFHLVMDVIDRVPSLGGAAASLRQRMADERLAARQHTREHGEDDPAISGWTWS; from the coding sequence ATGCCGTCGACCGGGCAGCACGCCGACGAACTGGACCTGCTGGACGCCTACTGGCGCGCGGCCAACTACCTGTCCGTCGGGCAGATCTACCTGCTCGACAACCCGCTGCTGCGCGAGCCGCTGCGCCCCGAGCACGTCAAGCCCCGCCTGCTCGGCCACTGGGGCACCACGCCGGGCCTCAACCTGCTCTACGCGCACATGAACCGCGTGATCCGGCAGCGCGACCTGAACGCCCTCTACGTGGCCGGTCCGGGCCACGGCGGTCCCGGCCTCGTCGCGAACGCCTACCTGGAGGGCACCTACAGCGAGGTCTACTCCGGCGTCGGCGAGGACGTGGACGGCCTGCGCGCGCTGTTCCGGCAGTTCTCCTTCCCCGGCGGCATCCCGAGCCACGTCGCGCCGGAGACGCCCGGCTCCCTCCACGAGGGCGGCGAACTGGGCTACGCCCTGCTGCACGCGTACGGCGCGGTGTTCGACAACCCCGACCTGCTGGCGCTGTGCGTGGTCGGCGACGGCGAGGCGGAGACCGGGCCGCTGGCCGCGAGCTGGCACTCGAACAAGTTCCTCGACCCGGCGCGGGACGGCGTCGTGCTGCCCGTGCTGCACCTCAACGGCTACAAGATCGCCAACCCGACCGTGCTGGCGCGCATCCCGGACGACGAGCTGGCGTCCCTGCTGCGCGGCTACGGGCACACGCCGCACTTCGTGGTCGGCGACGAGCCGGCGGCGGTGCACGAACAGCTCGCCTCCACCCTGGACCGGGTGCTGGACGACATCGCCGAGATGAAGCTGTCGAAGCACCGCCCGCCGTGGCCCGCGATCGTGCTGCGCACCCCGAAGGGCTGGACCGGGCCGCGCGAGGTGGACGGCAAGCGGGTCGAGGGCACGTTCCGCGCGCACCAGGTGCCGCTGTCGGCCACCCGCACCGACGCCGGGCACCGCGCCCGGCTGGAGGAGTGGCTGCGGAGCTACCGGCCCGAGGAGCTGTTCGACGCCGCCGGCAGGCTCGTGCCCGAGCTGCGGGCCCTGGCGCCGGCCGGCGACCGGCGGATGAGCGCCAACCCGCACACCAACGGCGGCCGGCTGCTGCGCGACCTGCGGATGCCCGACTTCCGCGACCACGCGGTCACCGTGACGCGGCCCGCCGTCGAGAGCAGCGAGGCGACGAAGGTGCTCGGCGGGTTCCTGCGCGAGGTGACCCGCCGCAACCCGGACAACTTCCTGGTGATGGGACCGGACGAGGTCGCGTCCAACCGGCTGTCGGAGCTGTTCGACGTCACCGGCCGCAAGTGGGAGGCGGGGACCGAGCCCGGCGACGAGCACCTGGCGCCCGACGGCCGGGTGCTGGAGGTGCTGTCCGAGCACATGTGCCAGGGCTGGCTGGAGGGCTACCTGCTCACCGGCAGGCACGGCCTGTTCACCAGCTACGAGGCGTTCATCCACATCGTCGACTCGATGCTCAACCAGCACGCGAAGTGGCTCAAGACGACCCGGGCCATCCCCTGGCGCGCGCCGCTGGCGTCGCTGAACTACCTGCTGTCGTCGCACGTGTGGCGGCAGGACCACAACGGCTTCAGCCACCAGGACCCCGGCTTCCTGGACCACGTGGTGAACAAGAAGGCCGAGATCGTCCGGGTCTACCTGCCGCCGGACGCGAACACGCTGCTGTCGGTGGCCGACCACTGCCTGCGCAGCAGGCACTACGTCAACGTGGTCGTGGCGGGCAAGCAGCCCGCGCTGACCTACCTGGACATGCCCGACGCGATCGCGCACTGCGCGCGCGGCCTGGGCATCTGGGACTGGGCGGGCACCACCGAGGGCGAGCCGGACGTGGTGCTGGCCTGCGCGGGCGACATCCCGACGCTGGAGACGCTGGCGGCGGCGAAGCTGCTGCGCGAGCACCTGCCCGGGCTGGGCGTGCGGGTGGTCAACGTGGTGGACCTGATGCGGCTGCAACCGGAGACCGAGCACCCGCACGGGCTGTCCGACCGCGACTTCGACGCCCTGTTCACCACCGACAAGCCGGTGATCTTCGCCTTCCACGGCTACCCGTGGCTGATCCACCGCCTCACCTACCGCCGCACCAACCACGTCAACCTGCACGTGCGCGGCTACAAGGAGGAGGGCACCACCACCACGCCGTTCGACATGGTGATGCTGAACGACCTGGACCGGTTCCACCTGGTCATGGACGTGATCGACCGGGTGCCGTCGCTGGGCGGCGCGGCGGCGTCGCTGCGCCAGCGGATGGCGGACGAGAGGCTGGCCGCCCGGCAGCACACCCGCGAGCACGGCGAGGACGACCCGGCCATCTCCGGCTGGACCTGGAGCTGA
- a CDS encoding aminoglycoside phosphotransferase family protein, with protein sequence MIEVPEALAASYRHDPVGSAWPADLPARAADVLDRWELRPDGPAAHGMAGLVLPVVRPDGTPAALKLQPVTEDNAAAAVGLRAWDGDGAVRLLDHEPGAALLERLDASRPLSSMPDDDTATGVIADLLVRLVAVPAPPGVRRLADIAAAMLDRAPAALPALPDQADRGLLRTCASAVAEVLPEAGDRLLHWDLHHDNVLAGEREPWLAIDPEPLAGDPGFDLWPALNGRWDAVVATGDVPRALLRRFDLLTEALELDRDRATAWTLGRVLQNALWDVEDGGTALDREEVALADALLNRPRPSVSGVRRA encoded by the coding sequence GTGATCGAAGTCCCGGAGGCGCTGGCCGCCTCCTACCGGCACGACCCGGTCGGGTCGGCGTGGCCGGCCGACCTGCCCGCGCGGGCCGCCGACGTCCTGGACAGGTGGGAGCTGCGGCCGGACGGCCCTGCCGCGCACGGCATGGCGGGGCTGGTGCTGCCGGTGGTCCGCCCGGACGGCACGCCCGCCGCGCTCAAGCTGCAACCCGTCACCGAGGACAACGCCGCCGCGGCGGTCGGCCTGCGCGCGTGGGACGGCGACGGCGCGGTCCGGCTGCTCGACCACGAGCCGGGCGCGGCGCTGCTGGAACGGCTGGACGCGAGCCGCCCGCTGTCCTCGATGCCCGATGACGACACCGCCACCGGGGTGATCGCCGACCTGCTCGTCCGCCTGGTCGCCGTGCCCGCGCCGCCGGGCGTGCGGCGGCTGGCCGACATCGCGGCCGCCATGCTCGACCGGGCGCCGGCGGCGCTGCCCGCGTTGCCGGACCAGGCCGACCGGGGGCTGCTGCGCACGTGCGCCTCGGCGGTCGCGGAGGTCCTGCCCGAGGCGGGCGACCGGCTGCTGCACTGGGACCTGCACCACGACAACGTCCTGGCGGGCGAGCGGGAGCCGTGGCTGGCGATCGACCCCGAGCCGCTGGCGGGCGACCCCGGGTTCGACCTGTGGCCCGCGCTGAACGGGCGCTGGGATGCCGTGGTCGCCACGGGTGACGTGCCGCGCGCCCTGCTGCGCCGCTTCGACCTGCTCACCGAGGCGCTGGAGCTGGACCGGGACCGCGCCACCGCCTGGACCCTGGGGCGGGTGCTGCAGAACGCGCTGTGGGACGTCGAGGACGGCGGGACCGCGCTGGACCGGGAGGAGGTCGCCCTCGCCGACGCCCTGCTGAATCGGCCGCGGCCGTCGGTCAGTGGGGTTCGGCGGGCGTGA
- a CDS encoding extracellular solute-binding protein — MLIVLMLAVGIAVTMVSTILVAEVDRSSSPGSVTRWVLSAVLALFSGIYVNLVLAAIVRVWRRPEAPDTTVNAVIDTARRWLRKKRRWAAIVLTIAAIVATGVALRPAPPPDLGLEEGGLVIMTAQDESTDDPRTALVNQWNEAYPDHRATVKYVAGEPDQQNAAMVNDAKPDGAHEADVYVLDIVWMEQFVKRGYVQELDGSRPVDRDDFVDKVLDTCTDDEQRLWALPFNTDVGMLYHRGDVEKPTSWADYFGPAAAALAQADGTPGVEAANAAQLADEEILTVTALEAMWAAGGEAFSAKGTVTQNEDKTAVQLDSADRSGIDLLVAASHDSDIVLTEEARSTTDNSAVTMFAEGRTMFLRNWPVAYDNLVDKAEFKVEVAEPPSASVLGGQNLAVSATTDKPRAARALIEFLTSSPSQLILAEMGGFAPTRESAYEDTGRAELGQVRTALNKARLRPVTEHYVEFSRVFREGIAHALDDPNGQLKAGFLEELAKILNR; from the coding sequence GTGCTGATCGTGCTCATGCTGGCCGTCGGCATCGCCGTGACCATGGTGTCCACCATCCTGGTCGCGGAGGTGGACCGGTCTTCGAGCCCGGGGTCCGTCACGCGCTGGGTGCTCAGCGCGGTGCTGGCGCTGTTCTCCGGGATCTACGTCAACCTGGTGCTGGCGGCGATCGTCCGGGTGTGGCGGCGGCCGGAGGCGCCGGACACCACGGTGAACGCCGTGATCGACACCGCCCGCCGGTGGCTGCGCAAGAAGCGGAGGTGGGCCGCGATCGTGCTGACGATCGCCGCGATCGTGGCGACCGGTGTGGCCCTGCGGCCCGCGCCGCCGCCCGACCTCGGGTTGGAGGAGGGCGGGCTGGTGATCATGACGGCGCAGGACGAGAGCACGGACGACCCGCGCACAGCGCTCGTCAACCAGTGGAACGAGGCGTACCCCGACCACCGGGCCACCGTCAAGTACGTGGCCGGCGAGCCCGACCAGCAGAACGCGGCGATGGTGAACGACGCGAAGCCGGACGGGGCGCACGAGGCCGACGTCTACGTGCTCGACATCGTGTGGATGGAGCAGTTCGTGAAACGCGGGTACGTCCAGGAGTTGGACGGGTCGCGACCGGTCGACCGGGACGACTTCGTGGACAAGGTGCTGGACACCTGCACCGACGACGAGCAGAGGCTGTGGGCGCTGCCGTTCAACACCGACGTCGGGATGCTGTACCACCGCGGCGACGTGGAGAAGCCGACGTCCTGGGCCGATTACTTCGGCCCGGCCGCCGCCGCCCTGGCGCAGGCCGACGGGACGCCCGGGGTGGAAGCGGCGAACGCGGCGCAGTTGGCCGACGAGGAAATCCTCACGGTCACCGCGCTGGAGGCCATGTGGGCCGCCGGTGGTGAGGCGTTCAGCGCGAAGGGGACCGTCACGCAGAACGAGGACAAGACCGCCGTGCAACTCGACTCCGCCGACCGGTCGGGCATCGACCTCCTGGTCGCCGCCTCCCACGACTCGGACATCGTGCTGACCGAGGAGGCCAGGTCGACCACGGACAACAGCGCGGTGACGATGTTCGCCGAAGGGCGGACGATGTTCCTGCGCAACTGGCCGGTCGCCTACGACAACCTGGTCGACAAGGCCGAGTTCAAGGTCGAGGTCGCCGAGCCGCCGTCGGCGAGCGTGCTGGGTGGTCAGAACCTCGCGGTCTCGGCGACCACGGACAAGCCTCGGGCCGCACGGGCGTTGATCGAGTTCCTGACCAGCTCACCCAGCCAGCTCATCCTGGCCGAGATGGGCGGGTTCGCGCCGACCAGGGAATCCGCGTACGAGGACACCGGGCGCGCTGAACTCGGGCAAGTGCGCACCGCCCTGAACAAGGCACGCCTGCGTCCGGTCACCGAGCACTACGTGGAGTTCAGCCGGGTGTTCCGCGAGGGCATCGCGCACGCGCTCGACGACCCGAACGGCCAGCTGAAAGCCGGCTTCCTGGAAGAGTTGGCGAAGATCCTGAACCGGTGA
- a CDS encoding acetate/propionate family kinase gives MRVLVVNAGSSSLKLRLLAADDGVERTADVEPDPARLGEVLADWPEPDAVGHRVVHGGARFRDPVVVDDLVRQALVDLTSLAPLHQPKSLAGLDAVRELLPHVPAVACFDTAFHTTIPPAAATYAVPKRWRDRYAIRRYGFHGLSHAYCARRVAELVSPGLKLVTCHLGAGASLTAVADGRSVDTTMGFTPLEGLVMATRSGSVDPGLLLWLEEHEGLSPHEVATALEEESGLTALAGTGDLREIDAAAAGGDPDAVLALDVYVHRLVAGVAAMAAALGGLDALAFTGGVGEKSVTVRRRAAERLAFLGVAVDPDRDERADGDTDVSAPGARVRTLVVTAREDLEIARGTRAALASRQ, from the coding sequence GTGCGGGTCCTGGTGGTGAACGCGGGCTCGTCCAGCCTGAAGCTGCGCCTGCTGGCGGCCGACGACGGGGTGGAGCGCACGGCCGACGTCGAACCGGACCCGGCCCGGCTCGGCGAGGTGCTGGCGGACTGGCCGGAGCCGGACGCCGTCGGCCACCGGGTGGTGCACGGCGGCGCCCGGTTCCGCGACCCGGTCGTCGTCGACGACCTGGTGCGGCAGGCGCTGGTCGACCTGACGTCGCTCGCGCCGCTGCACCAGCCGAAGTCGCTGGCCGGGCTGGACGCGGTGCGCGAGCTGCTGCCGCACGTGCCCGCCGTGGCGTGCTTCGACACCGCGTTCCACACCACGATCCCGCCCGCGGCGGCCACTTACGCCGTGCCGAAGCGGTGGCGCGACCGGTACGCCATCCGCCGCTACGGCTTCCACGGCCTGTCGCACGCCTACTGCGCGCGCCGGGTGGCCGAACTGGTGTCGCCCGGCCTGAAGCTGGTGACCTGCCACCTGGGCGCGGGCGCGTCGCTGACCGCCGTCGCCGACGGCCGCAGCGTCGACACCACCATGGGCTTCACCCCGCTGGAGGGCCTGGTGATGGCGACCAGGTCCGGCAGCGTCGACCCGGGCCTGCTGCTGTGGCTGGAGGAGCACGAGGGCCTGTCGCCGCACGAGGTCGCCACCGCGTTGGAGGAGGAGTCCGGGCTCACCGCCCTGGCCGGGACCGGCGACCTGCGGGAGATCGACGCGGCGGCGGCCGGCGGCGACCCGGACGCGGTGCTGGCGCTGGACGTCTACGTCCACCGGCTGGTCGCCGGGGTCGCCGCGATGGCCGCCGCGCTGGGCGGCCTGGACGCCCTGGCGTTCACCGGCGGCGTCGGCGAGAAGTCGGTCACCGTGCGCCGCCGGGCCGCCGAGCGGCTGGCGTTCCTCGGCGTCGCCGTCGACCCGGACCGCGACGAGCGGGCGGACGGCGACACCGACGTCTCCGCACCGGGCGCGCGGGTCCGGACCCTCGTCGTCACCGCGCGCGAGGACCTGGAGATCGCCCGCGGGACGCGAGCGGCGCTGGCGAGTCGGCAATAG
- a CDS encoding alkaline phosphatase family protein, whose product MEPLVPRYGSGSLADVVPSLLAGLGVPGMVDVLGIGGASRVCVLLVDGLGWQLLREHEADAPFLASLAGSPITAGFPSTTASSLAALGTGMPTGEHGLVGYSFAEGDEVLNALRWSRYGAPEHVDLRDVLVPEQVQPRRTAFEAAADAGVAVRLVLPRDQRGSGLTRAALRGGRFQGVLGFGDLVTRVGQALRSADRVLCYAYHADLDALGHVHGPGSAAWRWQLRFVDRLAAAVADELPAGGALVVTADHGMVAADDRVDYDTDDVLRDGVRALGGEARVRHVYTADPEGVRERWSRRLGDRAWVASRAEAVAAGWFGPRVADHVLPRVGDVVVAARGSLVVVRSVVEPGLTAFVGHHGSLTAEEQHIPVLVATGTGVGGSA is encoded by the coding sequence ATGGAGCCGCTGGTGCCCCGGTACGGGAGCGGATCGCTGGCCGACGTCGTGCCGTCGCTGCTCGCCGGGCTCGGCGTGCCCGGGATGGTCGACGTGCTCGGCATCGGCGGCGCGTCCCGGGTGTGCGTGCTGCTGGTCGACGGGCTGGGCTGGCAGTTGTTGCGCGAGCACGAGGCCGACGCGCCGTTCCTGGCCTCGCTGGCCGGCTCCCCGATCACCGCCGGTTTCCCGTCGACCACGGCGAGCAGCCTGGCCGCGCTGGGCACCGGGATGCCGACCGGTGAGCACGGGCTGGTCGGGTACTCCTTCGCCGAGGGCGACGAGGTGCTGAACGCGCTGCGCTGGTCGCGGTACGGGGCGCCGGAGCACGTGGACCTGCGGGACGTGCTCGTGCCGGAGCAGGTGCAGCCGCGGCGGACGGCGTTCGAGGCAGCGGCCGACGCCGGGGTGGCGGTGCGGCTCGTGCTGCCGCGCGACCAGAGGGGCAGCGGGCTGACGCGGGCGGCGTTGCGCGGTGGGCGGTTCCAGGGCGTGCTGGGGTTCGGCGACCTGGTGACGCGGGTCGGGCAGGCGTTGCGGTCCGCCGACCGGGTGCTCTGCTACGCCTACCACGCCGACCTGGACGCGCTCGGGCACGTGCACGGACCGGGCAGCGCGGCGTGGCGGTGGCAGCTGCGGTTCGTCGACCGGTTGGCGGCGGCGGTGGCCGACGAGCTGCCCGCCGGTGGCGCGCTGGTGGTGACGGCCGACCACGGGATGGTGGCGGCCGACGACCGGGTCGACTACGACACCGACGACGTGCTGCGCGACGGGGTGCGCGCGCTCGGCGGCGAGGCGCGGGTCCGGCACGTCTACACGGCCGACCCGGAGGGCGTGCGGGAGCGGTGGTCGCGGCGGTTGGGCGACCGGGCTTGGGTCGCGTCGCGCGCGGAGGCGGTGGCGGCGGGGTGGTTCGGGCCCCGGGTGGCCGACCACGTGCTGCCGCGCGTCGGCGACGTGGTCGTGGCGGCGAGGGGTTCGCTGGTGGTGGTGCGCTCGGTGGTCGAGCCGGGGCTGACGGCGTTCGTCGGCCACCACGGCTCGCTGACGGCCGAGGAGCAGCACATCCCGGTGCTGGTGGCGACCGGGACGGGTGTCGGGGGTTCGGCATAG
- a CDS encoding TetR/AcrR family transcriptional regulator: MAPRRAAALRDGDVSLRDHLIAAAARLIAERGTAGLTVRDIARAADVAVGVLYNHFADKEELLALALHEHVRAVERRIGPPATDGTPAENLRAFVAHALAVHAAFLPAFAGLIGQPEVFARFDALPNPMAGGRGLHAALADHLREERDRGRIARGADPDAVATLVVGACHELVLPHVLRGLTDPVEVPTDRVDAIVATVLDGIAPR, from the coding sequence ATGGCACCGCGACGAGCAGCAGCCCTGCGTGACGGCGACGTGAGCCTGCGCGACCACCTGATCGCCGCGGCCGCCCGCCTCATCGCCGAGCGCGGCACCGCCGGGCTCACCGTCCGCGACATCGCCCGCGCGGCCGACGTCGCGGTCGGCGTGCTCTACAACCACTTCGCGGACAAGGAGGAACTGCTCGCGCTCGCGCTGCACGAGCACGTCCGCGCGGTGGAGCGGCGGATCGGCCCGCCGGCCACCGACGGCACGCCGGCGGAGAACCTGCGCGCCTTCGTCGCGCACGCCCTGGCCGTGCACGCGGCGTTCCTGCCCGCGTTCGCCGGGCTGATCGGCCAACCGGAGGTCTTCGCCAGGTTCGACGCCCTGCCGAACCCGATGGCCGGGGGCCGCGGCCTGCACGCGGCCCTCGCCGACCACCTGCGCGAGGAGCGCGACCGCGGCCGGATCGCGCGGGGCGCCGATCCCGACGCCGTGGCCACCCTCGTCGTCGGGGCGTGCCACGAACTGGTGCTCCCCCACGTCCTGCGCGGCCTGACCGACCCGGTCGAGGTGCCGACGGACCGGGTCGACGCCATCGTGGCCACCGTGCTGGACGGCATCGCGCCCCGCTGA